The genomic segment CCCGTCGAAAGGTTCATGTCGTCAAACGTGGGGCGGCGAACGGTAGCTAGCACGAGTTGGGTCTCCTCAAGACGCGATGCGGGCGGGGCTTCTCGGCCTCCGGCCTTCGGTCAGGGTTCGAGCGGCCCCTACGCGGGCGGTTGCTCCCAGGTTGCCGGCGGCACGTTGCGGGAACAAGGCTCGCCATGGCCGATCCTCATTCCGCCGCCTTCACTCCGGCGCACTGCACGGTTTTCCGGGACGACGGGCGTGCCGAGCCGCTTGCCGATCTCTCGAAGATCAGCGAGATCCTCGAAGAGCCGGGTGCCTTCGTTTGGCTCGACACGGTCGACCCGCAGGACGGCGCGCTGCGCTTGCTGCAGGACGAGTTCGGCCTTCATCCGCTCGCGGTAGAAGATGCCGTAAAAGCACACCAACGGTCGAAAATCGATGCGTATGCCGGCTTTTGGTTCATCGTCGTGCATGCGGTCGCCCACGGCGCGCGCACGCTAACGACTAGCGAAATCGCGATTTTTGCCGGCACGCGGTTCGTGGTGACGGTTCGGCACGCGCCCGCTTACCCGCTCGACGAGATCGAACGGCGTTGGAACGGGGTAACCTCGCTCAAGCGAGACAGCGGCGCACTCGTGCATACGATCCTCGATACCGTCGTCGACGACTACTTTCCGGTCGTGGAAACCTTCGAAGCGCGGGTCGAAGCACTGGAGAACGCGCTCCTGACGCCGTCGCGCGGCGGCCCGGCGAGCGCCGACGTTTTGCGCGACGTGCTTGCGATCAAACAGCAGCTGCAGCTCATGCGTCACGTGGTCGCGCCGGTAGGCGACATCGTCGCTCGCATCGTGCGCAGCGACGTGCAGATCTTCGGCCCCGACGAAATCGCCTACTATCAGGACGTTGGAGATCACGCGATGCGATTGCTCGACCGCATCGACTCGCTGCACGACATGGTCGCAACGACGCTCTCGATCCATTGGTCGTTATCGGCACACCGCCAAGCCGAGATCGGCAAGCAGCTCACGGTAATCGCGACGATCTTTCTGCCGTTGAGCTTTATCACGGGCTTTTTCGGGCAGAATTTTGGTTTTCTGATCAATCACATCACGGGCGTCCACGATTTTTGGTGGCTCGGGATCGGCAGCGAGGTCGTGGCGCTCGCGATCCTGATGGTCTACTTTGCACGGAAACGCTGGGTCTAGCGCGAAGGCGCCCCCTCGATATGGAAAATCTTCCGAAGATCGGTTTTATCGGCGTCGGCGCGATGGGCGAACCGATGGCTCGTTCCTTGCGACGCGCGGGTTTTGCGGTAACGGCGTGCGCGCATCGCAATCGCGAACCGCTCGATCGGCTCGCCGCCGATGGGGTGGCGCAGGCCGCCGATCCGGCCGGCGTCGCTGCCGCGAGTTCGATCGTCATTACATGCGTTCCGGACGCGCCGCAGGTTGAAGAGGCGCTTTTCGGTTCCCGCGGGGCCCTCGCGGGAGCGGCGGCTCCCGCTACCTTCATCGACATGTCGACGATCTCGCCGGTCGCCACGCGTGAGTTCGCGACTCGAATCAATGCGGCCGGGCACCGATTCGTCGACGCCCCGGTCAGCGGCGGTCCCGCCCGCGCGAACGAGGGGACGCTCACGATCATGGTCGGAGCCGATCCGCTCGATTTCGCCCACGTCGAGCCGGTGCTGCGGGCGATGGGAACCCCCCACCATCTGGGGGCGGTGGGACTCGGCGAGACCGTGAAACTCGTCAATCAGCTCATGATCTCGACGATCATGCTCGCGAACGCGGAGGCGTTGACGTTCGCGAAGAAGGCCGGAGCCGATATCGAGGCCGTTCGTAAAGTCATCGCTAGCGCGACGGGTTCAAATTATCTGCTGGAGAACTGGTTACCGAAAACGTGGTTTGCGGGCACGTTTGACGGAGGCTTCGCACTCGATCTCCTCCGTAAGGATCTGGCGGCCGCGCTCGACGCGGCGCGCTCGATGAAGTTGGCACTTCCCGCGTCGGCTCTCGCGTACCAGCTCTACACACTGCAATCGGCTGAAGGGGACGGATCGCGTGACTACAGCGCCGTCGCAAAATTCTATGAACGCATCGCTGGAGAATAAACGGGGCAGCTTCAACAAGCACCCCGACTTCAATAAAAAAATCCTCGTCGTCGACGACGAGGCGGCGATCCTCCAGACCCTGCGCTACAACTTGGAACGAAGCGGCTACACGGTTTGTACCGCCAGCGACGGGCGTAGCGCGATTGCGATGGCCCAGCGCGAGGAGCCCGACCTCATCGTGCTCGACATCATGCTGCCGGTGCTCGACGGCATCGAAGCGTGCAAGGAGATTCGCAAGACGAGCTCCGTGCCGATCATCATGTTGACGGCGAAGGATCAGGAGATCGACAAGGTGCTCGCGCTCGAACTCGGGGCCGACGACTACGTCACCAAACCGTTTGCGCTGCACGAATTCCTCGCTCGCGTGAAGGCGCGCTTGCGCCGTCAATCGCCGATCGTTTCGCAGGATCGCGAGGCGGCGATCTCTCTGGGCGGCATCGTGCTCGACCCGTCGCGCCAGCAATTGACGGTTCGCGGTACCGACGTATCGCTCGCGCCCAAGGAGTTCGCGCTGCTTCGCGTGCTCATGGAGAATCCGGGACGCGTAGTCACGCGTCAGACCCTGCTCGACAAGGTTTGGGGATACGATTTCGAAGGCGAGCAGCAGACGGTGAGCGTGCACATCCGGTGGCTGCGTGAGAAAATTGAAGAAGATTCACGTAGTCCGCGGCACATCATCACCGTCCGCAGCCGCGGATACATGTTCAAGGAGTAATCATCCAGCCAGAGATTCTCGCGTTCGGCGCGCTCGTTATCGGCGTGGCGGCGGGGTTCGGTCTGCGGTCGCTGAGAGGCGCGCGCGCGCCGGAGCGCGCCGACGATCCGCCGCCGCGCGCCGCCGAACGTTCCGGCGACCGGTTCGATGCGCTCGTGCGCGCCCTGCCGCTGGGCGTGATGATGCTCGATCGACACACGCGGGTGCGATTTTCCAATCGCGCATCGGCGGCGATCTTCGGCTTCGATGTAAAACGCGTTGAAGGCGCGCATCTGATCGAAGCGGTTCCTTCGATCGAGCTCGAACGCCGCGCCGACGCGGCGCTTGCGGGTGAAGCGACGATGGGGCCGCTCATCGTTGCCGGAAAGACCGGGAGCCGCCACTATGCGGTCTCCGTCTATCCGCTCACCGATCACGACGATCGCGTGAACGGGGCGCTCGTGCTGGCCGAGGATCACACGGACCTGTTGGCGCTCGAGCGCGCGCGTCAGGAGTTTCTCTCCAACGTTTCGCACGAGCTGCGAACGCCGCTTTCGTCGGTAAAACTGATGCTCGAGACGGTGCTCGAATCGCCCGAGGAAGAAGCCGGCGATATCTTTTTGCCGCAGGCGCTCGCACAAGTCGACCGGCTCGTCGCCCTGGTGGCGCGTCTGCTCGAGCAGGCCCGGGCGGAATCCGGGGCGATGAACCTGCACGTGGACGAGGTCGATCTCGAAGCGATCGCCCGGCCGATCGTCGCGTCGTTCGAGCCGCAGGCTGCGGCCAAGAACGTGACCCTTGAGTTTCGCGCCGAGCGGCCGATCGTTTTGGAAGCGGACTCGCAGCGGCTGGCCCAAGTTCTGGTAAACCTCATCGATAATGCGCTGCGTTTCACTCCCACCGGGGGATCGGTAACGACCGCGATCGACACGAGCGGCGGGTACGCCGTCATCGGCGTGAGCGATACGGGGATCGGGATCCCGTACAAGGATATCCCGCATATCTTCGAGCGGTTCTACGTGGTGGATCGTTCGCGCGCGCGCGACATCAGCGGCGCGGGACTCGGACTCTCGATCGTCAAGCAAATCGTCGACGCGCACAACGGCACCGTCACGGCCGAATCGCTTCTCGGAAGCGGCACCAAGTTCACCGTAAAGATCCCGGTCGCGCACCTCATGCGATCCCCGCCGTCGCGTTAATCTCGCGATAAGGAAGCCCTAATACGCGTGTGGTTTGCTTAGAGCATGCTGACGTGGATGGAGCTTGAGAAATCGGATCGGCGCCTACGCTGCGAACTAAAGAACCCACTTGTCATCCTGAGCCCGTCGAAGGACGACAAGCTCATGCTTCGACAAGCTCAGCATGACAAAGA from the Candidatus Baltobacteraceae bacterium genome contains:
- a CDS encoding magnesium transporter CorA family protein, translating into MADPHSAAFTPAHCTVFRDDGRAEPLADLSKISEILEEPGAFVWLDTVDPQDGALRLLQDEFGLHPLAVEDAVKAHQRSKIDAYAGFWFIVVHAVAHGARTLTTSEIAIFAGTRFVVTVRHAPAYPLDEIERRWNGVTSLKRDSGALVHTILDTVVDDYFPVVETFEARVEALENALLTPSRGGPASADVLRDVLAIKQQLQLMRHVVAPVGDIVARIVRSDVQIFGPDEIAYYQDVGDHAMRLLDRIDSLHDMVATTLSIHWSLSAHRQAEIGKQLTVIATIFLPLSFITGFFGQNFGFLINHITGVHDFWWLGIGSEVVALAILMVYFARKRWV
- a CDS encoding NAD(P)-dependent oxidoreductase, with protein sequence MENLPKIGFIGVGAMGEPMARSLRRAGFAVTACAHRNREPLDRLAADGVAQAADPAGVAAASSIVITCVPDAPQVEEALFGSRGALAGAAAPATFIDMSTISPVATREFATRINAAGHRFVDAPVSGGPARANEGTLTIMVGADPLDFAHVEPVLRAMGTPHHLGAVGLGETVKLVNQLMISTIMLANAEALTFAKKAGADIEAVRKVIASATGSNYLLENWLPKTWFAGTFDGGFALDLLRKDLAAALDAARSMKLALPASALAYQLYTLQSAEGDGSRDYSAVAKFYERIAGE
- a CDS encoding response regulator transcription factor, with amino-acid sequence MNASLENKRGSFNKHPDFNKKILVVDDEAAILQTLRYNLERSGYTVCTASDGRSAIAMAQREEPDLIVLDIMLPVLDGIEACKEIRKTSSVPIIMLTAKDQEIDKVLALELGADDYVTKPFALHEFLARVKARLRRQSPIVSQDREAAISLGGIVLDPSRQQLTVRGTDVSLAPKEFALLRVLMENPGRVVTRQTLLDKVWGYDFEGEQQTVSVHIRWLREKIEEDSRSPRHIITVRSRGYMFKE
- a CDS encoding ATP-binding protein, whose translation is MAAGFGLRSLRGARAPERADDPPPRAAERSGDRFDALVRALPLGVMMLDRHTRVRFSNRASAAIFGFDVKRVEGAHLIEAVPSIELERRADAALAGEATMGPLIVAGKTGSRHYAVSVYPLTDHDDRVNGALVLAEDHTDLLALERARQEFLSNVSHELRTPLSSVKLMLETVLESPEEEAGDIFLPQALAQVDRLVALVARLLEQARAESGAMNLHVDEVDLEAIARPIVASFEPQAAAKNVTLEFRAERPIVLEADSQRLAQVLVNLIDNALRFTPTGGSVTTAIDTSGGYAVIGVSDTGIGIPYKDIPHIFERFYVVDRSRARDISGAGLGLSIVKQIVDAHNGTVTAESLLGSGTKFTVKIPVAHLMRSPPSR